The Spartobacteria bacterium genome contains the following window.
ATCTTCGACGGGGTGAGGTGCAAGCTGTAAACTCAGTCGTCCGCGAATAAAATCCAGTACATCTTCCGCCATGCTGCATGATCGTTCGATTTGTTCCTGTATAATTTTGCACTGATCTCTAAGGTCATGATCGTCGGGATAATTCATTCGGATGATTTCGGCGCACATGGTTATGACGGTGAAAGGATTTTTGAAATCGTGAACGAGCGCACTTGTCATGGAACCGAGAACGGCCATACGTTCCCTTCTCAGTTGCTCTTCTACGTATCGGGCATTGGTTTTGCGAAATTTATCCAAAACATGGGCGGAAAGTTTCATGGCACTGTTTTCATGCGGCATACACAGTGCCTTTCTCACTTCGCAATCCGGGACAAAACCTAAAACGGCGACGGCTGACTGGGCGACGGCTCTAGCACTGCGCACTTTCCCGTCCAGTACGCCGAATTCTCCGAAAAAGTCTCCTGCTGCGACATGACCTAATGCGACCACTTCGTCGCCGGATGTATCGTTTTCGATATGCAGACTGATTTCGCCATCCAGCACCACGTACAATCCATCGGGCTGATCGCCCTGATCGAAGACGATTTCATTATGCGCATAATGACGGATATCCGTTTTATCGATCAGTGTGCTGGAAACCGTATCGGTAAAGAAATGGAAAAACTTATGTGCTGTGA
Protein-coding sequences here:
- a CDS encoding cyclic nucleotide-binding domain-containing protein; amino-acid sequence: MKDYKQALTAHKFFHFFTDTVSSTLIDKTDIRHYAHNEIVFDQGDQPDGLYVVLDGEISLHIENDTSGDEVVALGHVAAGDFFGEFGVLDGKVRSARAVAQSAVAVLGFVPDCEVRKALCMPHENSAMKLSAHVLDKFRKTNARYVEEQLRRERMAVLGSMTSALVHDFKNPFTVITMCAEIIRMNYPDDHDLRDQCKIIQEQIERSCSMAEDVLDFIRGRLSLQLAPHPVEDFVKKLERLNSQYLKVNNVQWTSTCDSIEWSFDQQKLLRALQNLLNNAVESLSRKANRQISLTIQTQNNQLLITLRDNGNGIPEEIRERLFHSFVTHGKKAGTGLGLAISKSIIEAHGGTICCESEQNKGTAFIISLPNALE